The Micromonospora sp. M71_S20 genome has a window encoding:
- a CDS encoding long-chain-fatty-acid--CoA ligase, with product MDLSADRPWLRSYAPGVPATVAPSDESLVDLLRDAARRFGPRVALDFFGASTTYAELDDQVGRAAEALRRLGVGRGDRVALVLPNCPQHVVAFYAVLRLGAVVVEHNPLYTAQELTRQLADHGARVAVVWDKIVPLVRDSAGATAVETVVAVDLTRALPRRKRWALRLPLARARATRAAMTGPAPGALSWERMVAATTPLDAAHRAPGPDDTALLQYTGGTTGTPKGAILSHRNLRTNAAQGRAWVPGLRDGEETVYAVLPLFHAYGLTLCLTFSVGIGATLVLFPRFDLDQTLEAVRRRPPTFLPAVPPIYEKLATTARERGVDLSSARYAISGAMALPPATVELWESVTGGLLVEGYGMTETSPVALGNPVSPARRPGTVGVPFPSTDIRIVDPEDPSRDRAPGEAGELLIRGPQVFAGYWNRPAETAAALLPDGWLRTGDVVVADADGFVSVVDRIKELIITGGFNVYPSEVEDALRRVPGVRDAAVVGLPGEHGGEEVVGAVVLEEGAEPPDEADVRAACRRHLAGYKVPRRVVVVEDLPRSQIGKVLRREVRDRLLADG from the coding sequence ATGGACCTGAGCGCGGATCGGCCCTGGCTGCGCAGCTACGCCCCGGGCGTACCGGCGACCGTCGCGCCGTCCGACGAGTCCCTGGTCGACCTGCTGCGCGACGCCGCCCGCCGGTTCGGTCCCCGGGTCGCCCTGGACTTCTTCGGCGCCAGCACCACGTACGCCGAGCTGGACGACCAGGTGGGCCGGGCGGCCGAGGCGCTGCGCCGGCTCGGCGTCGGCCGGGGCGACCGGGTGGCGCTGGTGCTGCCGAACTGCCCGCAGCACGTGGTCGCCTTCTACGCCGTGCTGCGACTCGGCGCGGTGGTGGTGGAGCACAACCCGCTCTACACCGCGCAGGAGCTCACCCGGCAGCTCGCCGACCACGGCGCCCGGGTCGCGGTGGTCTGGGACAAGATCGTCCCCCTCGTCCGCGACAGCGCCGGCGCGACGGCCGTCGAGACGGTGGTCGCGGTGGACCTCACCCGGGCGCTGCCCCGGCGCAAGCGCTGGGCGCTGCGGCTGCCGCTGGCCCGGGCGCGGGCCACCCGCGCGGCGATGACCGGTCCCGCGCCCGGGGCGCTGTCCTGGGAACGGATGGTGGCCGCGACCACCCCCCTCGACGCCGCGCACCGCGCCCCCGGCCCGGACGACACGGCGCTGTTGCAGTACACGGGCGGCACCACCGGCACGCCGAAGGGCGCCATCCTGAGCCATCGCAACCTGCGGACCAACGCGGCGCAGGGCCGCGCCTGGGTGCCCGGCCTGCGCGACGGCGAGGAGACGGTGTACGCGGTGCTGCCGCTGTTCCACGCGTACGGGCTGACGCTCTGCCTCACCTTCTCGGTGGGCATCGGCGCCACGCTGGTGCTCTTCCCCCGCTTCGACCTGGACCAGACGCTGGAGGCGGTGCGTCGCCGGCCGCCGACCTTCCTGCCCGCCGTCCCGCCGATCTACGAGAAGCTCGCCACTACCGCCCGGGAACGCGGGGTCGACCTCTCCTCGGCCCGGTACGCCATCTCCGGCGCCATGGCGCTGCCCCCGGCGACGGTCGAGCTGTGGGAGTCGGTCACCGGCGGGCTGCTCGTCGAGGGCTACGGCATGACCGAGACCTCCCCTGTCGCGCTCGGCAACCCGGTCTCCCCCGCCCGCCGGCCGGGCACGGTCGGCGTGCCGTTCCCGTCCACCGACATCCGCATCGTCGACCCCGAGGACCCGTCGCGCGACCGCGCCCCGGGCGAGGCGGGCGAGCTGCTGATCCGGGGCCCGCAGGTGTTCGCCGGCTACTGGAACCGCCCGGCGGAGACGGCGGCGGCGCTGCTGCCCGACGGCTGGCTGCGCACCGGGGACGTCGTGGTGGCCGACGCCGACGGCTTCGTCAGCGTGGTCGACCGGATCAAGGAGCTGATCATCACCGGCGGGTTCAACGTCTACCCGTCGGAGGTGGAGGACGCGCTGCGCCGCGTCCCCGGCGTCCGCGACGCCGCGGTGGTCGGCCTGCCCGGCGAGCACGGCGGCGAGGAGGTGGTGGGGGCGGTCGTCCTGGAGGAGGGCGCCGAGCCGCCTGACGAGGCGGACGTCCGGGCGGCGTGCCGGCGGCACCTGGCCGGGTACAAGGTGCCCCGCCGCGTGGTCGTCGTCGAGGACCTGCCCCGCTCCCAGATCGGCAAGGTCCTGCGCCGCGAGGTCCGCGACCGGCTGCTCGCCGACGGCTGA
- a CDS encoding polysaccharide lyase family 1 protein has translation MRRPVALRLQVALATTAVGAAIGVAVLPTQEASAAAGAATGYATQNGGTTGGAGGQTVRVSTGTGIHTALCTRASSSTPIIIEVQGTINHGNTTKVSGGSCSTADGVIELKQISNVTIIGVGTGAVFDQLGIHIRESRNIIIRNVTIRNVKKSGSPTSNGGDAIGMESGVRNVWVDHATLEASGGESEGFDGLFDMKDNTQYVTLSYSILRNSGRGGLIGSSESDRSNGFVTFHHNLYENIDSRTPLLRGGIAHIYNNHYVSLHESGINSRAGARAKVENNYFRNSKDVLGTFYTSEAGYWQVAGNVFDNVTWSSPGTDNNPAGPNPQSNTSVSIPYPYSLDGAACVPDVVRQTAGANTGLRESNGSCSPQTPAPTPTTPTPGPTTSPTPGPTQQPGGPNLSIGAGSDGSSKADGTSYGNVRDGSLSTHWSPSGATGDISIKWGSATRVARVVIREPSGTQGSIGSWQLVNHGTGAVLAAGSGAGVITFPATSLTKITFRITGSSGAPKVAEFETYAS, from the coding sequence ATGAGACGACCAGTCGCACTGCGACTCCAGGTGGCACTGGCCACGACAGCCGTCGGGGCCGCGATCGGCGTGGCGGTCCTGCCGACGCAGGAGGCCTCGGCGGCCGCCGGCGCCGCCACCGGCTACGCGACCCAGAACGGCGGGACCACCGGCGGCGCGGGCGGGCAGACGGTGCGGGTCAGCACGGGCACCGGAATCCACACGGCCCTGTGCACCCGGGCCAGCAGCAGCACCCCGATCATCATCGAGGTCCAGGGGACCATCAACCACGGCAACACCACCAAGGTGTCGGGCGGCAGCTGCAGCACCGCCGACGGCGTGATCGAGCTCAAGCAGATCAGCAACGTCACGATCATCGGGGTCGGCACCGGAGCCGTCTTCGACCAACTGGGCATCCACATCCGCGAGTCCCGCAACATCATCATCCGGAACGTGACCATCCGGAACGTCAAGAAGTCCGGCTCGCCCACCTCCAACGGCGGTGACGCCATCGGCATGGAGAGCGGCGTCCGCAACGTCTGGGTGGACCACGCCACCCTGGAGGCCTCGGGCGGGGAGTCGGAGGGCTTCGACGGCCTCTTCGACATGAAGGACAACACCCAGTACGTCACCCTGTCGTACAGCATCCTGCGCAACTCCGGCCGCGGCGGCCTCATCGGGTCCAGCGAGAGCGACCGCTCGAACGGCTTCGTCACGTTCCACCACAACCTGTACGAGAACATCGACTCCCGCACGCCCCTGCTGCGCGGTGGCATCGCCCACATCTACAACAACCACTACGTGAGCCTCCACGAGTCCGGCATCAACTCGCGGGCCGGGGCCAGGGCCAAGGTGGAGAACAACTACTTCCGCAACTCCAAGGACGTCCTGGGCACCTTCTACACCAGCGAGGCCGGCTACTGGCAGGTCGCCGGCAACGTCTTCGACAACGTGACCTGGTCCAGCCCCGGCACCGACAACAACCCCGCCGGGCCCAACCCGCAGTCCAACACCAGCGTCAGCATCCCGTACCCGTACAGCCTGGACGGGGCCGCCTGCGTGCCGGACGTCGTGCGCCAGACGGCGGGCGCCAACACGGGCCTGCGGGAGTCGAACGGCAGTTGCTCGCCGCAGACGCCGGCACCGACGCCGACCACCCCCACGCCCGGGCCCACCACCAGCCCCACGCCGGGACCGACCCAGCAGCCCGGCGGGCCCAACCTCAGCATCGGGGCCGGCTCCGACGGCTCCAGCAAGGCCGACGGCACGAGTTACGGCAACGTGCGCGACGGCAGCCTGAGCACCCACTGGTCGCCGTCCGGCGCGACCGGCGACATCTCGATCAAGTGGGGCTCCGCCACCAGGGTGGCCAGAGTCGTCATCCGTGAGCCGTCGGGCACCCAGGGCAGCATCGGGTCCTGGCAGCTCGTCAACCACGGCACCGGCGCCGTCCTGGCCGCCGGCAGCGGGGCGGGCGTCATCACCTTCCCCGCGACGTCCCTGACCAAGATCACCTTCAGGATCACCGGCTCGAGTGGCGCGCCGAAGGTCGCCGAGTTCGAGACCTACGCCAGCTAG
- a CDS encoding CdaR family transcriptional regulator, which translates to MSERSEATRRAARLELDARVAGALHDRLPLLAERTVTAITAEVPSYSGALTGQMREKIETAVQIALGTFLQLIGRTQGGDPSTPLVGALEAAYALGSGEARSGRSMDALLAAYRVGARVSWREMSTTTVQGGSSAATVAEFAELMFAYIDELSAASVAGHADELASAGRARRRNLERLTQRLLAGEPEEALLRSAERADWPPPQTLTVVLLPRANLRAALARLHPHTLESGDDLPAGGAGEDLAVLLVPDTHGDRRRQLARVLHGRRAVLGPARPWALVASSYQRAVRALSLGLRPADDGPALDTEEHLAELVLSTDPEGLADLRARVLAPLAALPPGTADRLAETLRSWLLHQGRRDDVAADLFVHAQTVRYRMGKLRELYGERLTDPATVLDLTLALAFPPRTEADDPPS; encoded by the coding sequence GTGTCCGAACGCTCCGAGGCCACGCGGCGCGCGGCCCGCCTCGAGTTGGACGCCCGGGTGGCCGGCGCGCTGCACGACCGGCTGCCCCTGCTCGCCGAGCGCACGGTGACCGCCATCACCGCGGAGGTGCCAAGCTACTCCGGCGCCCTGACCGGCCAGATGCGCGAGAAGATCGAGACGGCGGTGCAGATCGCGCTCGGCACTTTCCTCCAGCTCATCGGGCGTACCCAGGGCGGCGACCCGAGCACCCCGCTCGTCGGCGCGCTGGAGGCCGCGTACGCCCTCGGCAGCGGGGAGGCACGCTCCGGCCGGAGCATGGACGCTTTGCTCGCCGCGTACCGCGTCGGCGCCCGGGTCTCCTGGCGGGAGATGTCCACCACCACCGTGCAGGGCGGGTCGTCGGCCGCCACCGTCGCCGAGTTCGCCGAGCTGATGTTCGCGTACATCGACGAGCTCTCCGCCGCCAGCGTGGCCGGTCACGCCGACGAGCTGGCCAGCGCTGGCCGGGCCCGGCGACGCAACCTGGAGCGGCTCACCCAGCGGCTGCTCGCCGGGGAGCCCGAGGAGGCCCTGCTGCGCAGCGCTGAGCGGGCCGACTGGCCGCCGCCGCAGACCCTCACCGTCGTCCTGCTGCCCCGGGCCAACCTCCGCGCGGCGCTCGCGCGGCTGCACCCGCACACCCTGGAGAGCGGCGACGACCTTCCGGCGGGCGGGGCGGGCGAGGACCTGGCGGTGCTGCTGGTGCCCGACACGCACGGCGACCGGCGGCGGCAGCTCGCCCGGGTGCTGCACGGCCGCCGCGCCGTGCTCGGCCCCGCCCGGCCCTGGGCCCTGGTCGCCTCGTCCTACCAGCGGGCGGTCCGGGCCCTGTCGCTCGGCCTGCGCCCGGCCGACGACGGGCCGGCGCTGGACACCGAGGAGCACCTCGCCGAGCTGGTGCTGAGCACCGACCCGGAAGGGCTCGCCGACCTGCGCGCCCGGGTCCTGGCGCCGCTCGCGGCACTGCCGCCCGGCACCGCCGACCGGCTCGCCGAGACCCTGCGCTCCTGGCTGCTGCACCAGGGCCGGCGCGACGACGTGGCCGCCGACCTCTTCGTGCACGCGCAGACCGTCCGCTACCGGATGGGCAAGCTCCGCGAGCTGTACGGCGAGCGCCTGACCGACCCGGCGACCGTCCTCGACCTCACCCTCGCCCTGGCCTTCCCGCCCCGGACCGAGGCCGACGACCCACCGTCCTGA
- a CDS encoding ferredoxin reductase yields MTTTVPNPSGKAALRGRILRLAASVTTPLLPDDYLDMVAPLRSGADLRGRILAVRPETADAATLVIRPGRDWRGHTPGQYVRLGVDVDGVRQWRAYSVTSAPARRGAPISVTVKAIPDGVVSNHLVRRTRPGTLVQLDQAQGDFVLPGRPPARVLFVTAGSGVTPVMGMLRAGAPGDADVVVVHSAPTPADVIFGAELRDLAARGAIRLVERHTDTDGLLTVADLDRLVPDHLDRETWACGPLGLLDALEAHWTAAGHGDRLHTERFRPTVISPGEGGTVTFARSGVTVDADGATPLLDAGENAGVLMPSGCRMGICFGCVLPLRQGAVRDLRNGELTTAVPGDGVRIQTCVSAAAGPCDIDH; encoded by the coding sequence ATGACCACCACCGTCCCGAACCCCTCCGGGAAGGCGGCCCTGCGGGGCCGGATCCTTCGGCTGGCCGCGTCGGTCACCACCCCGCTGCTGCCCGACGACTACCTCGACATGGTCGCCCCGCTGCGCTCCGGCGCGGACCTGCGCGGCCGGATCCTCGCCGTGCGCCCCGAGACCGCCGACGCGGCGACGCTGGTGATCCGGCCCGGCCGCGACTGGCGCGGGCACACCCCCGGGCAGTACGTCCGCCTCGGCGTCGACGTCGACGGCGTACGCCAGTGGCGGGCCTACTCGGTCACCTCCGCCCCCGCCCGCCGGGGCGCGCCGATCTCGGTCACCGTGAAGGCCATCCCCGACGGTGTCGTCAGCAACCACCTCGTCCGCCGCACCCGGCCCGGGACGCTGGTCCAGCTCGACCAGGCCCAGGGCGACTTCGTGCTGCCGGGCCGGCCGCCGGCCCGGGTGCTCTTCGTGACCGCGGGCAGCGGCGTCACCCCCGTGATGGGGATGCTGCGCGCCGGCGCGCCGGGCGACGCCGACGTCGTCGTGGTGCACTCGGCGCCCACCCCCGCCGACGTGATCTTCGGCGCCGAGCTGCGGGACCTGGCCGCGCGGGGCGCGATCCGGCTGGTGGAGCGGCACACCGACACCGACGGGCTGCTCACCGTGGCCGACCTCGACCGCCTAGTGCCCGACCACCTCGACCGGGAGACCTGGGCCTGCGGCCCGCTCGGCCTGCTCGACGCCCTGGAGGCGCACTGGACGGCCGCGGGGCACGGCGACCGGCTGCACACCGAGCGGTTCCGGCCGACCGTCATCTCGCCCGGCGAGGGCGGCACCGTCACCTTCGCCCGCTCGGGCGTCACCGTCGACGCCGACGGCGCCACCCCGCTGCTCGACGCCGGCGAGAACGCCGGGGTGCTGATGCCCTCGGGCTGCCGGATGGGCATCTGCTTCGGCTGCGTCCTGCCGCTGCGCCAGGGCGCGGTTCGGGACCTGCGCAACGGGGAACTGACCACGGCGGTGCCCGGTGACGGCGTCCGCATCCAGACCTGCGTGTCGGCCGCCGCCGGCCCCTGCGACATCGACCACTGA
- a CDS encoding acyl-CoA desaturase: MTVIQNKPDNPIAHLSAEDIETIGRELDAIRERVVASRGERDAAYIRRVISTQRKLEIGSRVVLLFSLFPPAWIVGTAGLTVAKILENMEVGHNVLHGQWDWMRDPKIHSTTWEWDHVSPAEQWKHSHNELHHTYTNVLGKDNDLGYGIMRVDEDQRWHPFHLGQPLWNFINACFFEYGIAAYDLELGRNLRKGRHKKPEFRARARAVGRKIRRQVLKDYIVHPLLSGPSFLHTLAATFTANLLRNLWSHSVIMCGHFPEGVETFSRRSIEGETRGEWYLRQMLGSANISGSRLMHIMTGNLSFQIEHHLFPDLPSNRYQEIAPEVRALFDRYGLKYTTGSLPRQVFSAWKKVVRLSLPNRKAPRRVDDRPAPALAASGV, translated from the coding sequence GTGACCGTGATCCAGAACAAGCCCGACAACCCGATCGCCCACCTGAGCGCCGAGGACATCGAGACCATCGGCAGGGAACTCGACGCGATCCGCGAACGGGTGGTCGCCAGCCGGGGCGAGCGCGACGCCGCCTACATCCGCCGGGTCATCTCCACGCAGCGCAAGCTGGAGATCGGCAGCCGGGTCGTGCTGCTGTTCTCCCTCTTCCCGCCCGCCTGGATCGTGGGCACGGCCGGCCTGACGGTGGCGAAGATCCTGGAGAACATGGAGGTCGGGCACAACGTCCTGCACGGCCAGTGGGACTGGATGCGCGACCCGAAGATCCACTCCACCACCTGGGAGTGGGACCACGTCTCGCCCGCCGAGCAGTGGAAGCACTCGCACAACGAGCTGCACCACACGTACACGAACGTCCTCGGCAAGGACAACGACCTCGGCTACGGCATCATGCGCGTCGACGAGGACCAGCGGTGGCACCCGTTCCACCTGGGCCAGCCGCTGTGGAACTTCATCAACGCCTGCTTCTTCGAGTACGGCATCGCCGCGTACGACCTGGAGCTGGGGCGCAACCTGCGCAAGGGCCGGCACAAGAAACCGGAGTTCCGGGCCCGGGCGCGCGCCGTGGGCCGAAAGATCCGTCGGCAGGTGCTCAAGGACTACATCGTGCACCCGCTGCTGTCCGGGCCCTCGTTCCTGCACACGCTGGCCGCCACCTTCACCGCCAACCTCCTGCGCAACCTGTGGAGCCACTCGGTGATCATGTGCGGGCACTTCCCGGAGGGCGTGGAGACCTTCTCCAGGCGCTCGATCGAGGGCGAGACCCGCGGCGAGTGGTACCTGCGGCAGATGCTCGGCTCGGCCAACATCAGCGGCAGCCGGCTGATGCACATCATGACCGGCAACCTGTCGTTCCAGATCGAGCACCACCTCTTCCCGGACCTGCCCAGCAACCGCTACCAGGAGATCGCCCCCGAGGTGCGGGCCCTGTTCGACCGCTACGGGCTGAAGTACACCACCGGCTCGCTGCCCCGGCAGGTCTTCTCCGCCTGGAAGAAGGTCGTCCGGCTGTCGTTGCCGAACCGCAAGGCGCCCCGCCGGGTCGACGACCGCCCCGCCCCGGCCCTCGCCGCGTCCGGGGTCTGA
- a CDS encoding alanine--tRNA ligase-related protein, with protein MTYDPISRTFLDFFRERGHELVPDGSLIPPPGDPVLFTTSGMHPLTPYLEGRPHPLGRRLVNVQRCLRTTDLDEVGDPTHLTLFRMLGSWSLGDYDLPRSLRWGYELLRDGFGVPHDRMHVTVFGGDDQVGPDEPSLRTWGELGLPVELTGEENWWSNGPTGPCGPDTEIFLWTGDGPPHGTPGTDERWMEVWNHVGMRYHRHPDGRLSPLRQPNVDTGMGLERLEMVLRGHRSVHEGEGLVPWARGVSDVWGLRDGALRVVGDHLRTGVVVVGDGVRPSNTGRGYVLRRLLRRTLTTLWRDDASRTLSDLPTGPVRHTLDGFRQPVTVDEVRDVFSGEERRFRELLRRGRPVVSRRRSRGPLTEEDYRDLHDTHGLPRDLVDGLLAEVA; from the coding sequence ATGACGTACGACCCGATCAGCCGCACCTTCCTCGACTTCTTTCGCGAGCGCGGCCACGAACTCGTGCCCGACGGCTCCCTGATCCCGCCGCCGGGCGACCCGGTGCTCTTCACCACCTCCGGGATGCACCCCCTGACCCCCTACCTGGAGGGTCGGCCCCACCCGCTGGGCCGGCGGCTGGTGAACGTGCAGCGCTGCCTGCGCACCACCGACCTGGACGAGGTGGGCGACCCGACCCACCTGACCCTGTTCCGGATGCTGGGCTCCTGGTCGCTCGGCGACTACGACCTGCCCCGCAGCCTGCGGTGGGGCTACGAGCTGCTGCGCGACGGCTTCGGCGTGCCGCACGACCGGATGCACGTGACGGTCTTCGGCGGCGACGACCAGGTCGGCCCCGACGAGCCGTCGCTGCGTACGTGGGGGGAGCTGGGCCTGCCCGTGGAGCTGACCGGGGAGGAGAACTGGTGGTCCAACGGGCCCACCGGGCCGTGCGGGCCCGACACGGAGATCTTCCTCTGGACCGGCGACGGCCCGCCCCACGGCACCCCCGGCACCGACGAGCGGTGGATGGAGGTCTGGAACCACGTGGGGATGCGCTACCACCGGCACCCCGACGGTCGGCTGTCGCCGCTGCGGCAGCCCAACGTGGACACCGGGATGGGCCTCGAACGGCTGGAGATGGTGCTGCGCGGGCACCGCTCGGTCCACGAGGGCGAGGGCCTCGTGCCGTGGGCGCGCGGCGTGTCCGACGTGTGGGGCCTGCGGGACGGGGCGCTGCGCGTGGTCGGCGACCACCTGCGCACGGGCGTGGTGGTGGTCGGCGACGGCGTACGGCCCTCGAACACCGGCCGCGGCTACGTGCTGCGCCGGCTGTTGCGCCGCACGCTCACCACGCTGTGGCGCGACGACGCGTCCAGGACCCTGTCCGACCTGCCGACCGGGCCGGTGCGACACACCCTCGACGGGTTCCGGCAGCCCGTCACCGTCGACGAGGTGCGGGACGTGTTCTCCGGCGAGGAGCGGCGGTTCCGGGAGCTGCTGCGGCGCGGGCGGCCGGTGGTCTCCCGGCGCCGGTCCCGGGGACCGCTGACCGAGGAGGACTACCGCGACCTGCACGACACCCACGGCCTGCCGCGCGACCTCGTCGACGGCCTGCTGGCCGAGGTGGCCTGA
- a CDS encoding acyl-CoA dehydrogenase, whose amino-acid sequence MPGRAAADGPPVDGRRPVSSTLLSRRDLRFLLHDWLDVTRLTERHRYAEHSRETFDAVLELAERVAAERFAPHNRAADLAEPTFDGRRVHTIPQVKQALDVFAETGLLGAGMDASVGGMQLPHVVRAACFAWLQAANVGTSAYPLLTLGNANLLLAHGSAEQIDTWVRPMVQGRFFGTMCLSEPQAGSSLADITTRAEPQDDGTYRLHGTKMWISGGDHELSENIVHLVLARIPGGPPGVKGISLFIVPKVLLRDDGTLGARNDVVLVGLNHKMGYRGTTNTLLNFGEGVHRPGGRPGAVGYLVGEPHQGLAQMFHMMNEARIGVGAGATALGYTGYLKSLAYARQRPQGRPLADKDPATPQVPIVAHPDVRRMLLAQKSYVEGAMALVLYCGRLLDEEHTAPEAADRERARLLLDVLTPIAKSWPSQWCLAANDLAIQVHGGSGYTRDYDVEQHWRDNRLNPIHEGTHGIQALDLLGRKVTMRDGAGLALLVETVRATTTRAWKAGGEAADLAASLGAALDRVALVTRRLWSTGDPEVALANASVYLEAVGHVVIAWMWLEQLLVVEAAGGPGDGPDADLHAGKRQAARYFFRHELPRTGPQFDLLDSLDRTTLEMRDDWF is encoded by the coding sequence ATGCCGGGCCGCGCCGCGGCCGACGGCCCGCCCGTCGACGGAAGGAGACCCGTGTCGTCCACCCTGCTCTCCCGTCGTGACCTGCGCTTCCTGCTGCACGACTGGCTGGACGTGACCCGGCTGACCGAGCGGCACCGCTATGCCGAGCACTCCCGGGAGACCTTCGACGCCGTACTGGAGCTCGCCGAGCGGGTCGCCGCCGAGCGGTTCGCCCCGCACAACCGGGCCGCCGACCTCGCCGAGCCCACCTTCGACGGCCGCCGGGTGCACACCATCCCGCAGGTCAAGCAGGCCCTCGACGTCTTCGCCGAGACCGGGCTGCTGGGTGCCGGCATGGACGCGTCGGTCGGCGGCATGCAGCTTCCGCACGTCGTACGGGCCGCCTGCTTCGCCTGGCTCCAGGCCGCCAACGTCGGCACCTCGGCGTACCCGCTGCTGACCCTCGGCAACGCCAACCTGCTGCTGGCGCACGGCAGCGCCGAGCAGATCGACACCTGGGTCCGGCCGATGGTGCAGGGGCGCTTCTTCGGCACCATGTGCCTGTCCGAGCCGCAGGCCGGCAGCTCGCTGGCCGACATCACCACCCGCGCCGAGCCGCAGGACGACGGGACGTACCGGCTGCACGGCACCAAGATGTGGATCTCCGGCGGCGACCACGAGCTGTCGGAGAACATCGTCCACCTGGTGCTCGCCCGGATCCCCGGCGGCCCGCCCGGGGTCAAGGGGATCTCGCTGTTCATCGTCCCGAAGGTGCTGCTGCGCGACGACGGCACGCTCGGCGCCCGCAACGACGTCGTGCTGGTCGGCCTCAACCACAAGATGGGCTACCGGGGCACCACCAACACGCTGCTCAACTTCGGCGAGGGCGTGCACCGCCCCGGCGGGCGCCCCGGCGCGGTCGGCTACCTGGTCGGCGAGCCGCACCAGGGACTGGCGCAGATGTTCCACATGATGAACGAGGCGCGCATCGGGGTGGGGGCCGGCGCCACCGCCCTCGGCTACACCGGCTACCTCAAGTCCCTCGCGTACGCCCGGCAGCGGCCGCAGGGCCGCCCGCTGGCAGACAAGGACCCGGCCACGCCGCAGGTGCCCATCGTCGCCCACCCGGACGTACGACGGATGCTGCTGGCGCAGAAGAGTTACGTGGAGGGCGCCATGGCGCTCGTCCTCTACTGCGGTCGGCTGCTCGACGAGGAGCACACCGCGCCGGAGGCGGCGGACCGGGAGCGGGCGCGGCTGCTGTTGGACGTGCTCACCCCGATCGCGAAGAGCTGGCCGTCGCAGTGGTGCCTGGCCGCCAACGACCTGGCCATCCAGGTGCACGGCGGCTCCGGCTACACCCGCGACTACGACGTCGAGCAGCACTGGCGGGACAACCGGCTCAACCCGATCCACGAGGGCACCCACGGCATCCAGGCGCTGGACCTGCTGGGGCGCAAGGTCACCATGCGCGACGGGGCCGGGTTGGCGCTGCTGGTGGAGACGGTCCGGGCCACGACCACCCGCGCATGGAAGGCCGGGGGCGAGGCCGCCGACCTGGCCGCCTCGCTCGGCGCCGCCCTCGACCGGGTCGCCCTGGTCACCCGGCGGCTGTGGAGCACCGGCGATCCGGAGGTGGCGCTGGCCAACGCCAGCGTCTACCTGGAGGCGGTCGGCCACGTGGTGATCGCGTGGATGTGGCTGGAGCAGCTGCTCGTCGTCGAGGCGGCCGGCGGCCCCGGCGACGGCCCGGACGCCGACCTGCACGCCGGCAAGCGGCAGGCCGCCCGGTACTTCTTCCGACACGAGCTGCCCCGCACCGGCCCGCAGTTCGACCTGCTGGACAGCCTCGACCGGACCACGCTGGAGATGCGCGACGACTGGTTCTGA